The Bradyrhizobium oligotrophicum S58 genome contains the following window.
TGGGAGAAGTCACGCGTCACATGCATGGTCGGAATTCCCTCAGTTCAGCAGCACGCGATTCTTGGACAGGAACATGCGGCGGCCGCTGGAGTCGCCTTCCAGCACGAGGTCCCACTGACCGGGCGCGATCGCTTCCGCGGTGCCGCGATAGATGCCGCCGCCGACCTCGGCGAGTGCGACCTCCTGGTCGGCGCGCTTGTCGGCGGGACGCTCGAGCCGGCCCTGGAATGTCAGGCCCGACACCGGATTGCCGTTGGCGTCACGCGCATTCACCTGCACGATGGCGCCGCCGCCGGCGCCGCGCTCGATATGCGCCTCGACCTGCCAGCGCCGCGCCTCCTGAGCACGCGCCGCCGCGATCTCCTTCTCATAGCCGAGACTTGCGCTGTAGGCGCTGTCGACGTCGGTGCCCGGCAGGGTCGAGATCGCCATCTTCATCATGTAGACGTTGACCCCGATCACGGTCCCGAAGAAGGCGATCAGCATGGCGAGCACCATGCGTCCGGTCAACGGCTTGGATCGTTCGGAACGGCTGGCCATTGGCGGGCTCCTTCGAGTCTCTTAAGGGCTGACGAAATTGTCGGTGGCGGAGGCGACGACGCCGAGGCCGATGTCGGTGACATGGAACTTGACCGGGATCGACTTCTCCGGATTG
Protein-coding sequences here:
- a CDS encoding FixH family protein, which encodes MASRSERSKPLTGRMVLAMLIAFFGTVIGVNVYMMKMAISTLPGTDVDSAYSASLGYEKEIAAARAQEARRWQVEAHIERGAGGGAIVQVNARDANGNPVSGLTFQGRLERPADKRADQEVALAEVGGGIYRGTAEAIAPGQWDLVLEGDSSGRRMFLSKNRVLLN